One segment of Trachemys scripta elegans isolate TJP31775 chromosome 1, CAS_Tse_1.0, whole genome shotgun sequence DNA contains the following:
- the FILIP1L gene encoding filamin A-interacting protein 1-like isoform X2, with product MLEQLLMAEKSHRQTLYELEDEKRKHTEYMEKSDEFTNLLEQERERLKKLIDQETAYQAKKEKENNEKITKLKEELTKLKSFALMVVDEQQRLTEQLNQQSQKIQELITTAEQVHEKLTIAEAKVEEEKQKAIRLEAELQAQTNKISQEQETMMAKLTNEDSQNRQLRIKLTALTRQIDELKETNKSLQKAEEELQDIREKINKGECGNSTLMSEAEELWKRVLEMEGKDEELIKMEDQCRELNKKLEKEAEQNKNFKAEVDKLSKRIMELEKLEDAFNKSKQECYALKCNLEKEKMLTKQLSQELEGLKARIGELEAIEIKLEKTEFTLKEDLTKLKTLTVMLVDERKTMSEKIKQTEEKLQSATSQLQVEQKKVMSVTEKLIEESKKALKSKSDAEEKMSSVTKERDELKKNLKAEEEKGNDLFSKVNILRKRLQSLEVTEKEFLKNKLKETTKSSTSLQQENNKIKELAQEVERLKNKLKEMKAIEDDLMKTEDEFESLERRYINERDKAKFLSEELEVVKMELARYKLVEKAESNQEQWLFKKLKEEAAKSGHLSREVDALKEKIHKYMATEDLICHLRDDHMVLQKKLTQQENKNRELAREMDSLTKELERYRRFSKSLRPSLNGRRISDLQVFSKEVQTDPADNEPPDYKSLVPLERAVINGQLYEESDNEDENNDEEQTVSFKCNSSVANAVNKKLWISWMKSKESHPQNGKIHDKQNGNCAQPRDLILSHTPGQRLHIQVTPDHGQNTATHEKTSPTTDSPHSYTSTAVIPNCGTPKQRITIIQNASLTPLKSKIADGYMSPEQAVPPITLATFARSQTPESCGSITPERTMSPLALTGSSSSPEQMLSPEPLEIGAKHTLFRVSPERQSSWHFQRSNSTGSSVITTEDNKIHIHLGSPYVQALANSAKPYTPIQDNRTPALTNGTPSKPTSKITSSITITPTATPLPRQSQITIADVFHRTIPTRIPKPKSMSTTKLSVKTPTGHLNKPLQESNAGKRHIMRTVSNTYLQNGGKR from the exons ATTGAAAAAGCTGATTGACCAAGAAACAGCCTATCaggcaaaaaaagagaaggaaaacaacGAAAAAATAACTAAATTGAAAGAAGAACTGACAAAACTGAAATCATTTGCTTTAATGGTGGTGGATGAACAGCAAAGACTTACAGAACAGTTGAACCAACAAAGTCAAAAAATCCAAGAGCTAATCACTACTGCAGAGCAAGTACACGAGAAACTCACCATTGCAGAAGCAAAAGTAGAAGAAGAGAAGCAGAAAGCCATCAGGCTGGAAGCAGAACTGCAAGCGCAAACCAATAAGATTTCCcaagaacaagaaacaatgaTGGCCAAACTAACCAATGAAGACAGCCAGAATCGCCAGCTCCGGATAAAATTAACAGCACTCACTCGACAAATTGATGAATTAAAGGAGACTAATAAGTCTTTACAAAAAGCAGAGGAAGAACTGCAAGACATaagggaaaaaattaataaaggaGAATGTGGAAATTCCACTCTTATGTCTGAAGCAGAAGAATTATGGAAACGTGTCCTGGAAATGGAAGGTAAAGATGAAGAGCTCATAAAAATGGAAGATCAGTGTAGAGAGCTtaataaaaaattagaaaaagaagCAGAACAAAACAAGAACTTTAAAGCAGAAGTTGACAAACTCAGCAAAAGAATTATGGAGCTGGAGAAATTAGAAGATGCTTTCAACAAGAGCAAACAAGAATGTTACGCTCTGAAATGCaatctagaaaaagaaaaaatgttaacaAAGCAATTGTCTCAGGAACTGGAAGGCTTAAAAGCTAGAATTGGAGAGCTTGAAGCCATTGAAATCAAGTTAGAAAAAACAGAATTCACACTCAAGGAAGATTTAACTAAACTGAAAACATTAACGGTCATGCTTGTGGATGAAAGAAAGACAATGAgtgaaaaaataaagcaaacagaaGAAAAGTTACAATCTGCAACTTCCCAACTTCAGGTGGAGCAAAAGAAAGTGATGTCAGTTACAGAAAAACTAATTGAGGAAAGTAAAAAGGCACTGAAATCAAAATCTGATGCAGAGGAAAAAATGTCCAGTGTAACAAAGGAAagagatgaactgaaaaaaaacctaaaagcagaggaagagaaaggaaatgatCTCTTTTCCAAGGTAAATATTCTAAGGAAAAGGCTTCAGTCACTAGAAGTCACTGAAAAAgagtttcttaaaaataaactcaaaGAAACAACTAAATCAAGCACATCCTTACAGCAGGAGAACAACAAGATTAAAGAACTTGCCCAAGAAGTTGAGAGGCTGAAAAATAAGCTGAAAGAAATGAAGGCCATAGAGGATGATCTCATGAAAACTGAAGATGAATTTGAGTCTTTAGAGCGAAGATACATCAATGAACGAGACAAAGCTAAATTTTTATCAGAAGAACTGGAGGTTGTGAAAATGGAACTGGCTAGGTATAAATTAGTAGAGAAGGCCGAGTCCAACCAAGAACAGTGGCTTTTCAAAAAACTTAAAGAAGAAGCAGCAAAGTCAGGGCACCTGTCTAGAGAGGTAGATGCATTGAAAGAGAAAATTCACAAGTACATGGCAACAGAAGACCTAATATGTCATCTTCGGGATGATCATATGGTCCTACAGAAGAAACTCACccagcaagaaaacaaaaacagagagtTAGCAAGAGAAATGGATAGCCTTACCAAAGAATTAGAGAGATACAGACGCTTCAGTAAGAGCCTTAGACCGAGTCTTAATGGAAGGAGAATTTCTGACTTGCAGGTTTTCTCTAAAGAAGTCCAGACAGATCCAGCAGACAATGAACCACCTGATTACAAGAGCCTTGTTCCTTTAGAACGAGCAGTCATAAATGGGCAATTGTATGAAGAGAGTGATAATGAAGATGAAAACAATGATGAGGAGCAAACAGTGTCTTTCAAATGCAATTCGTCTGTTGCAAATGCAGTAAACAAAAAGTTATGGATCTCATGGATGAAGTCCAAAGAAAGCCATCCTCAAAATGGAAAAATTCATGACAAACAGAATGGAAATTGTGCACAGCCACGAGACTTAATTCTAAGTCATACACCTGGTCAGCGTCTTCATATACAGGTTACACCAGACCATGGACAAAACACAGCTACCCATGAAAAAACAAGCCCTACTACAGACAGTCCTCACTCTTACACTAGTACAGCAGTTATACCCAACTGTGGCACACCAAAGCAAAGAATAACCATTATTCAAAATGCCTCTTTAACGCCTTTAAAATCAAAAATAGCTGATGGTTACATGAGTCCAGAGCAAGCTGTGCCACCTATCACATTGGCTACTTTTGCAAGATCTCAAACTCCTGAATCATGTGGCTCAATAACTCCAGAAAGGACAATGTCTCCGTTGGCTCTGACAGGTTCTTCAAGTTCTCCAGAACAAATGCTTTCTCCAGAGCCTTTGGAAATTGGTGCCAAGCATACTCTTTTTAGAGTATCCCCAGAGAGGCAATCGTCATGGCACTTTCAAAGATCTAACAGCACTGGTTCAAGTGTAATAACTACTGAGGATAATAAAATCCATATTCATTTAGGAAGTCCTTATGTTCAGGCTCTTGCTAATTCAGCAAAACCTTACACTCCAATTCAGGATAACAGAACTCCAGCACTAACTAATGGAACACCCAGTAAGCCTACTAGTAAAATCACAAGCAGTATCACAATCACACCAACAGCCACTCCTCTCCCACGGCAATCACAAATTACA ATTGCTGATGTATTCCATCGTACAATTCCTACTCGGATTCCCAAACCAAAGTCCATGAGCACGACTAAATTATCTGTGAAAACACCTACTGGGCATCTCAACAAACCACTCCAAGAAAGCAATGCTGGAAAGCGACACATCATGAGAACTGTATCTAACACTTACCTTCAAAATGGAGGGAAGAGGTAA
- the FILIP1L gene encoding filamin A-interacting protein 1-like isoform X1: MVVDEQQRLTEQLNQQSQKIQELITTAEQVHEKLTIAEAKVEEEKQKAIRLEAELQAQTNKISQEQETMMAKLTNEDSQNRQLRIKLTALTRQIDELKETNKSLQKAEEELQDIREKINKGECGNSTLMSEAEELWKRVLEMEGKDEELIKMEDQCRELNKKLEKEAEQNKNFKAEVDKLSKRIMELEKLEDAFNKSKQECYALKCNLEKEKMLTKQLSQELEGLKARIGELEAIEIKLEKTEFTLKEDLTKLKTLTVMLVDERKTMSEKIKQTEEKLQSATSQLQVEQKKVMSVTEKLIEESKKALKSKSDAEEKMSSVTKERDELKKNLKAEEEKGNDLFSKVNILRKRLQSLEVTEKEFLKNKLKETTKSSTSLQQENNKIKELAQEVERLKNKLKEMKAIEDDLMKTEDEFESLERRYINERDKAKFLSEELEVVKMELARYKLVEKAESNQEQWLFKKLKEEAAKSGHLSREVDALKEKIHKYMATEDLICHLRDDHMVLQKKLTQQENKNRELAREMDSLTKELERYRRFSKSLRPSLNGRRISDLQVFSKEVQTDPADNEPPDYKSLVPLERAVINGQLYEESDNEDENNDEEQTVSFKCNSSVANAVNKKLWISWMKSKESHPQNGKIHDKQNGNCAQPRDLILSHTPGQRLHIQVTPDHGQNTATHEKTSPTTDSPHSYTSTAVIPNCGTPKQRITIIQNASLTPLKSKIADGYMSPEQAVPPITLATFARSQTPESCGSITPERTMSPLALTGSSSSPEQMLSPEPLEIGAKHTLFRVSPERQSSWHFQRSNSTGSSVITTEDNKIHIHLGSPYVQALANSAKPYTPIQDNRTPALTNGTPSKPTSKITSSITITPTATPLPRQSQITIADVFHRTIPTRIPKPKSMSTTKLSVKTPTGHLNKPLQESNAGKRHIMRTVSNTYLQNGGKR; encoded by the exons ATGGTGGTGGATGAACAGCAAAGACTTACAGAACAGTTGAACCAACAAAGTCAAAAAATCCAAGAGCTAATCACTACTGCAGAGCAAGTACACGAGAAACTCACCATTGCAGAAGCAAAAGTAGAAGAAGAGAAGCAGAAAGCCATCAGGCTGGAAGCAGAACTGCAAGCGCAAACCAATAAGATTTCCcaagaacaagaaacaatgaTGGCCAAACTAACCAATGAAGACAGCCAGAATCGCCAGCTCCGGATAAAATTAACAGCACTCACTCGACAAATTGATGAATTAAAGGAGACTAATAAGTCTTTACAAAAAGCAGAGGAAGAACTGCAAGACATaagggaaaaaattaataaaggaGAATGTGGAAATTCCACTCTTATGTCTGAAGCAGAAGAATTATGGAAACGTGTCCTGGAAATGGAAGGTAAAGATGAAGAGCTCATAAAAATGGAAGATCAGTGTAGAGAGCTtaataaaaaattagaaaaagaagCAGAACAAAACAAGAACTTTAAAGCAGAAGTTGACAAACTCAGCAAAAGAATTATGGAGCTGGAGAAATTAGAAGATGCTTTCAACAAGAGCAAACAAGAATGTTACGCTCTGAAATGCaatctagaaaaagaaaaaatgttaacaAAGCAATTGTCTCAGGAACTGGAAGGCTTAAAAGCTAGAATTGGAGAGCTTGAAGCCATTGAAATCAAGTTAGAAAAAACAGAATTCACACTCAAGGAAGATTTAACTAAACTGAAAACATTAACGGTCATGCTTGTGGATGAAAGAAAGACAATGAgtgaaaaaataaagcaaacagaaGAAAAGTTACAATCTGCAACTTCCCAACTTCAGGTGGAGCAAAAGAAAGTGATGTCAGTTACAGAAAAACTAATTGAGGAAAGTAAAAAGGCACTGAAATCAAAATCTGATGCAGAGGAAAAAATGTCCAGTGTAACAAAGGAAagagatgaactgaaaaaaaacctaaaagcagaggaagagaaaggaaatgatCTCTTTTCCAAGGTAAATATTCTAAGGAAAAGGCTTCAGTCACTAGAAGTCACTGAAAAAgagtttcttaaaaataaactcaaaGAAACAACTAAATCAAGCACATCCTTACAGCAGGAGAACAACAAGATTAAAGAACTTGCCCAAGAAGTTGAGAGGCTGAAAAATAAGCTGAAAGAAATGAAGGCCATAGAGGATGATCTCATGAAAACTGAAGATGAATTTGAGTCTTTAGAGCGAAGATACATCAATGAACGAGACAAAGCTAAATTTTTATCAGAAGAACTGGAGGTTGTGAAAATGGAACTGGCTAGGTATAAATTAGTAGAGAAGGCCGAGTCCAACCAAGAACAGTGGCTTTTCAAAAAACTTAAAGAAGAAGCAGCAAAGTCAGGGCACCTGTCTAGAGAGGTAGATGCATTGAAAGAGAAAATTCACAAGTACATGGCAACAGAAGACCTAATATGTCATCTTCGGGATGATCATATGGTCCTACAGAAGAAACTCACccagcaagaaaacaaaaacagagagtTAGCAAGAGAAATGGATAGCCTTACCAAAGAATTAGAGAGATACAGACGCTTCAGTAAGAGCCTTAGACCGAGTCTTAATGGAAGGAGAATTTCTGACTTGCAGGTTTTCTCTAAAGAAGTCCAGACAGATCCAGCAGACAATGAACCACCTGATTACAAGAGCCTTGTTCCTTTAGAACGAGCAGTCATAAATGGGCAATTGTATGAAGAGAGTGATAATGAAGATGAAAACAATGATGAGGAGCAAACAGTGTCTTTCAAATGCAATTCGTCTGTTGCAAATGCAGTAAACAAAAAGTTATGGATCTCATGGATGAAGTCCAAAGAAAGCCATCCTCAAAATGGAAAAATTCATGACAAACAGAATGGAAATTGTGCACAGCCACGAGACTTAATTCTAAGTCATACACCTGGTCAGCGTCTTCATATACAGGTTACACCAGACCATGGACAAAACACAGCTACCCATGAAAAAACAAGCCCTACTACAGACAGTCCTCACTCTTACACTAGTACAGCAGTTATACCCAACTGTGGCACACCAAAGCAAAGAATAACCATTATTCAAAATGCCTCTTTAACGCCTTTAAAATCAAAAATAGCTGATGGTTACATGAGTCCAGAGCAAGCTGTGCCACCTATCACATTGGCTACTTTTGCAAGATCTCAAACTCCTGAATCATGTGGCTCAATAACTCCAGAAAGGACAATGTCTCCGTTGGCTCTGACAGGTTCTTCAAGTTCTCCAGAACAAATGCTTTCTCCAGAGCCTTTGGAAATTGGTGCCAAGCATACTCTTTTTAGAGTATCCCCAGAGAGGCAATCGTCATGGCACTTTCAAAGATCTAACAGCACTGGTTCAAGTGTAATAACTACTGAGGATAATAAAATCCATATTCATTTAGGAAGTCCTTATGTTCAGGCTCTTGCTAATTCAGCAAAACCTTACACTCCAATTCAGGATAACAGAACTCCAGCACTAACTAATGGAACACCCAGTAAGCCTACTAGTAAAATCACAAGCAGTATCACAATCACACCAACAGCCACTCCTCTCCCACGGCAATCACAAATTACA ATTGCTGATGTATTCCATCGTACAATTCCTACTCGGATTCCCAAACCAAAGTCCATGAGCACGACTAAATTATCTGTGAAAACACCTACTGGGCATCTCAACAAACCACTCCAAGAAAGCAATGCTGGAAAGCGACACATCATGAGAACTGTATCTAACACTTACCTTCAAAATGGAGGGAAGAGGTAA